A region of Panicum virgatum strain AP13 chromosome 8N, P.virgatum_v5, whole genome shotgun sequence DNA encodes the following proteins:
- the LOC120684551 gene encoding oligouridylate-binding protein 1-like — MHQQRIKQAAAAAAVAAQQQQQLMQQALLLQQQQQAQPPLFPGHHPHPGLLDAPQIEPIVSGNLPPGFDSSTCRSVYVGNIHLQVTDTLLQEVFQSIGPVEGCKLIRKEKSSFGFIDYYDRRSAALAILSLNGKQLYGQPIKVNWAYTSTQREDTSGHFNIFVGDLCPEITDAALFAFFSGYSTCSDARVMWDQKTGRSRGFGFVSFRNQQDAQNAINDLNGKWLGNRQIRCNWATKGANAGEEKQSVDTKVDQTNGSSEAGKENLNEDGPENNPLFTTVYVGGLPHEATNNDVHLFFHSLGVGSIEEVRVTRDKGFGFVRYSTHEEAALAIQMGNGQLIGGRPIRCSWGNKPTPPGTASSPLPPPAPSAFPTGVSATDFLAYQRLALSKIAANPALMGQHALKQAALGMDAGASQAIYNGGFPGVNAAATAAAQQQQQQQQLMYF, encoded by the exons atGCACCAGCAGCGGAtcaagcaggcggcggcggcggccgccgtggcggcgcagcagcagcagcagctgatgCAGCAGGCGCTgctcctgcagcagcagcagcaggcgcagcCGCCCTTGTTCCCGGGGCACCACCCGCACCCCGGCCTCCTCGACGCGCCGCAG atagaACCCATAGTTAGCGGAAACCTTCCTCCTGGGTTTGATTCAAGTACATGCCGCAGCGT GTATGTTGGCAATATCCATCTTCAAGTGACGGACACGTTACTGCAGGAAGTCTTCCAAAGTATTGGTCCAGTAGAAGGTTGCAAGCTCatcagaaaagaaaag TCATCTTTTGGTTTCATCGACTACTATGACCGCCGATCTGCTGCACTAGCAATTTTATCTCTCAACGGCAAACAACT GTATGGTCAGCCAATAAAAGTCAATTGGGCATATACAAGTACTCAGAGGGAGGACACATCAG GCCATTTTAATATTTTTGTTGGGGATCTTTGCCCAGAAATCACTGATGCTGCTCTATTTGCCTTTTTCTCTGGATACTCTACCTGCTC AGATGCTAGGGTTATGTGGGACCAGAAAACAGGACGATCCAGAGGGTTCGGTTTTGTTTCTTTCAGGAATCAGCAG GATGCTCAAAATGCAATAAATGACTTAAATG GGAAGTGGCTTGGCAACCGTCAAATTCGTTGCAATTGGGCGACAAAAGGTGCTAATGCTGGTGAAGAGAAACAAAGTGTGGACACCAAGGTGGACCAGACAAATGGTTCATCAG AAGCTGGAAAGGAGAATTTAAATGAAGATGGTCCTGAAAATAACCCACTTTTTACCACTGTTTATGTTGGTGGTCTTCCTCATGAG GCCACCAACAATGATGTGCACCTGTTTTTTCATTCACTTGGGGTTGGCTCAATTGAGGAGGTCCGTGTAACACGTGACAAAGGCTTTGGCTTTGTGAGGTACAGCACCCATGAGGAAGCTGCATTGGCAATTCAGATGGGCAATGGCCAACTGATTGGCGGGAGGCCCATAAGG TGCTCCTGGGGAAACAAACCAACTCCACCGGGGACAGCATCTTCGCCGCTCCCCCCTCCTGCACCATCTGCATTCCCCACCGGCGTGTCGGCAACTGACTTCCTGGCCTACCAGCGCCTGGCCCTGAGCAAGATTGCCGCGAACCCAGCCTTAATGGGCCAGCACGCCCTGAAGCAGGCTGCGCTGGGGATGGACGCTGGGGCCAGCCAGGCTATCTACAATGGCGGCTTCCCAGGTGTCAATGCTGCTGCCACTGCCGctgcccagcagcagcagcagcagcagcagctcatgTACTTCTAG